The following coding sequences are from one Paenibacillus sp. JDR-2 window:
- a CDS encoding TrkH family potassium uptake protein, whose translation MLTKISPPQILTAGFIVIILIGSILLSLPYASEDGMHTPFIDAFFTATTAACVTGLVVVDTGTHFSTFGELVILMLMQVGGLGFMTMATLFALAFRKRISLRERLWLQESMSHTSLEGIVRFIRRVLIYAFTIEFVGALLLTLRWSAMMPFDKALYYGVFHSVSMFTNAGLDIMGPIHGPFNSFTNHVDDPIINAVLMLLIFLGGIGFIVLAEVIDYPKIRKLSLHSKVVLYTSGLLFLGGAVLLFIFEYTNTLEPLSFAGKLYSSLFQSISPRSGGANTLNIADMRNASQFLLIILMFIGASPGSAGGGIKVTTFAILIGAVIAMIRGKEDVVFFKRRLAKDRVHKALTITAVSVATIVLFTMILSATEETDFLTVMFEVTSAFGTTGLSMGLTPHLTGIGKILIIIVMFMGRMGPLTLAYTLVPNQSKELYRHPKGKITIG comes from the coding sequence ATGCTAACCAAAATCAGTCCGCCGCAAATTCTGACCGCAGGCTTTATTGTTATTATTCTGATCGGCTCCATCCTGCTTTCACTGCCCTACGCTTCGGAAGACGGCATGCATACGCCTTTTATCGATGCCTTCTTTACCGCCACAACGGCGGCCTGCGTAACCGGTCTTGTCGTAGTCGATACCGGGACGCATTTCTCTACCTTCGGCGAGCTCGTAATCCTGATGCTGATGCAGGTTGGCGGACTTGGCTTTATGACGATGGCCACCTTATTCGCCCTCGCCTTCCGCAAACGGATCTCGCTCCGGGAACGGCTGTGGCTGCAGGAATCGATGAGCCATACCTCGCTTGAAGGGATTGTCCGTTTTATCCGCCGCGTTCTGATCTACGCCTTTACGATCGAATTTGTCGGCGCCCTGCTCCTGACCTTGCGCTGGTCGGCCATGATGCCGTTTGACAAAGCCTTGTATTACGGCGTCTTCCACAGCGTATCCATGTTCACGAATGCCGGCCTCGATATAATGGGACCGATTCACGGTCCATTTAACAGCTTTACCAACCATGTCGACGATCCGATTATTAACGCGGTACTAATGCTGCTTATTTTTCTTGGCGGAATCGGTTTTATCGTACTGGCCGAAGTGATTGACTATCCGAAAATACGCAAGCTGTCGCTTCACTCCAAGGTTGTGCTGTATACGTCCGGCCTCTTGTTCTTGGGAGGAGCGGTTCTCCTCTTTATATTCGAATATACGAATACGCTGGAGCCGCTTAGCTTTGCGGGCAAGCTGTACAGCTCCTTGTTCCAGTCGATCTCGCCGCGCTCCGGCGGCGCGAACACGCTTAATATCGCCGACATGCGCAATGCGAGCCAATTCCTGCTTATTATTCTGATGTTTATCGGAGCTTCCCCGGGATCCGCAGGCGGCGGCATCAAGGTCACGACATTCGCGATTCTGATCGGAGCCGTTATTGCCATGATCCGCGGGAAAGAAGATGTCGTCTTCTTCAAGCGCCGATTGGCAAAAGACCGGGTACATAAAGCTCTGACGATTACGGCGGTTTCCGTTGCTACCATCGTCTTATTCACGATGATTCTGTCCGCTACGGAAGAAACGGATTTCCTGACGGTTATGTTCGAGGTTACCTCCGCCTTCGGAACGACGGGCTTATCAATGGGTTTAACCCCGCATTTGACCGGGATCGGAAAAATTTTAATTATTATCGTGATGTTTATGGGAAGGATGGGACCGCTCACCCTTGCTTATACCCTGGTTCCGAATCAATCAAAAGAGCTTTACCGGCATCCGAAAGGAAAAATTACAATCGGTTAA
- a CDS encoding aspartate aminotransferase family protein, producing MQSITRTTDSLLASAKQSLLYTANRPEVVMTRGEGMYMWDTEDKAYLDFIGGWAVTSLGHSPAVLQEALAHQSGQLVHASPGFYNKPMIEFASLLTEISGFDKVFFASSGAEANESAIKLARKHGALHLNGAYEIITLTNSFHGRTLATMSATGKPAFENLFEPKVPGFKHVPINDFDACFAAISDKTCAIMLELVQGESGVHSVDAPYLQALRKACDVYNIMLIFDEVQTGLGRTGKLFAYEHYGVKPDVMTLAKGIAGGFPLSAMLTTEQYDLFAPGDQGGTYSAAPLGMAAGHAVVSEILQLGLADNAAKQGAFIQEKLTGLAKNYAVSQVRGKGLLLAFDVPEGAAPALAEECLNNGLLVNAPNARTIRLMPPLIVTAEDVEKMIEILTGVLEACGLINEAVYS from the coding sequence ATGCAATCGATAACGAGAACAACCGACAGCCTGCTCGCGTCCGCCAAGCAATCGCTTCTATATACAGCTAATCGTCCTGAAGTAGTCATGACCCGCGGGGAAGGCATGTATATGTGGGATACCGAAGATAAAGCCTATCTGGACTTTATTGGGGGGTGGGCCGTGACGAGTCTTGGTCACTCCCCTGCCGTATTGCAAGAGGCTCTCGCTCATCAAAGCGGACAGCTCGTGCATGCAAGTCCGGGTTTCTATAACAAGCCCATGATTGAGTTTGCGAGCCTCCTGACGGAGATTTCGGGCTTTGACAAAGTCTTCTTCGCAAGCAGCGGCGCCGAGGCAAACGAGAGCGCAATTAAGCTTGCCCGGAAGCACGGCGCCCTCCATCTGAACGGCGCTTACGAGATTATTACGTTGACGAACAGCTTCCATGGCAGAACGCTGGCAACGATGTCCGCAACCGGCAAACCGGCTTTCGAGAATTTATTCGAGCCTAAGGTCCCAGGCTTCAAGCATGTGCCGATTAATGATTTCGACGCCTGCTTTGCCGCGATCAGCGATAAAACCTGCGCGATTATGCTTGAGCTTGTACAAGGCGAAAGCGGCGTCCACTCGGTGGATGCTCCTTATTTGCAAGCCTTGCGCAAAGCCTGCGACGTATACAACATTATGCTGATTTTCGACGAAGTACAAACCGGCCTCGGAAGAACCGGCAAGCTGTTTGCGTATGAGCATTACGGCGTGAAGCCGGACGTGATGACGCTCGCAAAAGGAATTGCCGGAGGATTCCCGCTATCGGCGATGCTGACTACGGAGCAATACGATCTGTTTGCGCCGGGGGATCAGGGCGGCACCTATAGCGCGGCGCCGCTAGGCATGGCGGCCGGCCATGCGGTTGTCAGCGAAATCCTGCAGCTGGGACTAGCGGACAATGCGGCAAAACAGGGGGCTTTTATTCAAGAGAAGCTAACCGGACTGGCTAAGAATTATGCTGTCAGTCAAGTCCGCGGCAAAGGTCTGCTGCTTGCTTTCGACGTACCTGAGGGAGCTGCCCCAGCCCTTGCCGAGGAATGTTTGAACAACGGTCTGCTTGTTAACGCGCCAAATGCGCGCACGATCCGCTTAATGCCGCCGCTTATCGTAACGGCCGAGGATGTAGAGAAGATGATTGAGATCCTGACGGGCGTACTGGAAGCCTGCGGTCTGATTAATGAGGCCGTTTATTCCTGA
- a CDS encoding ABC transporter permease: MNNIALLCTLCFVAVAALISMKQKLGLEREILIGTIRSAVQLLFIGYVLHFVFETSHPAFIIIIIVCMIMVASWNAGAKAKHVRGIRSRIAIALACTEGGTMAILLGLGIIEPTPQYIIPVSGIIIGSSMIVCGLLLNQMKREMETARGEMEMLLALGATEKQAVHGSLRRSVRASMIPTLDGMKTVGLVQLPGMMTGMIVAGADPIEAVRYQILIMFVLASSAAMTAMVLSLISYRLWFTKDARLLPLLPEDK; encoded by the coding sequence ATGAACAACATTGCCCTCTTATGCACCTTATGTTTTGTTGCGGTCGCGGCCTTAATCTCCATGAAACAGAAGCTTGGGCTGGAGAGGGAAATTCTGATTGGCACGATACGTTCGGCGGTTCAACTGCTGTTTATCGGCTACGTTCTTCATTTCGTTTTCGAAACAAGCCACCCGGCTTTTATTATCATTATTATTGTATGCATGATTATGGTTGCCTCATGGAATGCGGGAGCGAAGGCGAAGCATGTACGGGGGATCCGCAGCCGGATCGCTATTGCACTGGCCTGCACGGAAGGGGGAACGATGGCGATTCTGCTTGGTCTTGGCATTATAGAGCCAACACCGCAATATATCATTCCGGTCAGCGGTATTATTATTGGAAGCTCGATGATCGTATGCGGCTTGCTCTTGAACCAGATGAAGCGAGAGATGGAGACGGCTAGGGGAGAGATGGAGATGCTCCTTGCCCTTGGGGCAACGGAAAAGCAGGCGGTCCACGGTTCCTTGCGGCGCTCCGTCAGGGCCAGCATGATTCCGACATTAGACGGCATGAAGACGGTTGGACTGGTACAGCTGCCCGGCATGATGACAGGGATGATTGTGGCAGGAGCAGATCCGATAGAAGCGGTACGCTATCAGATCCTCATTATGTTTGTACTGGCATCCTCCGCGGCAATGACGGCAATGGTGCTCAGCTTGATCAGTTATCGGTTATGGTTTACGAAGGATGCCAGGCTGCTGCCTCTGCTTCCGGAAGATAAATAG
- a CDS encoding ABC transporter ATP-binding protein, whose translation MTVLQVDEMAKSKFDNRDEWLFSGVTAEVRPEDRIVLLGGSGQGKSTLLRILSLLEPFDNGALRLDGQTTTECKPQSWRKKVTYVAQKPVMRSGTVAYNLRTVSELHNKPFEEELARRYMEAVGLGQMDWDKQALDLSGGEQQRLALVRSLLLHPELLLLDEITSSLDPASKRSVEKLLMGWVSRRADGLERAYLWITHDLDQARLISNQVWFMAEGSLLERSATEMFFGNPATEQARLFIRSMQGAKGEEP comes from the coding sequence GTGACCGTATTGCAGGTAGATGAAATGGCAAAATCAAAATTCGATAATCGCGATGAATGGCTGTTCAGCGGCGTTACGGCAGAGGTTCGTCCGGAAGACCGGATTGTTCTGCTTGGAGGCTCCGGCCAAGGGAAAAGCACGCTGCTTCGCATCCTTTCGCTGCTGGAGCCTTTTGATAACGGCGCTCTTCGTCTGGATGGGCAGACAACTACGGAATGCAAGCCGCAAAGCTGGCGCAAAAAGGTTACCTACGTAGCCCAGAAGCCGGTCATGCGAAGCGGCACGGTTGCTTACAATCTCCGTACGGTCAGCGAGCTTCATAACAAGCCTTTTGAAGAAGAACTGGCCCGCCGCTATATGGAAGCTGTTGGTCTCGGACAAATGGATTGGGACAAGCAGGCTTTGGATCTTTCGGGCGGGGAGCAGCAGCGGCTTGCGCTTGTCCGTTCCCTGCTGCTTCATCCCGAGCTGCTGCTGCTTGATGAAATTACATCCTCGCTTGATCCCGCAAGCAAGAGAAGCGTCGAGAAGCTTCTTATGGGTTGGGTATCCCGGCGGGCCGACGGATTGGAGCGAGCATACCTATGGATCACGCATGATTTGGATCAGGCACGCTTGATCAGCAATCAGGTCTGGTTTATGGCAGAGGGAAGCTTGCTCGAGAGAAGCGCAACAGAGATGTTTTTCGGAAATCCGGCTACGGAACAGGCGAGACTGTTTATTCGCAGCATGCAAGGCGCAAAGGGGGAAGAGCCATGA
- a CDS encoding DUF445 domain-containing protein: MKSRYIASLSLAIMFIGFIVTRLWLPDNWWTRLLESGFEAGLVGGIADWFAVTALFRHPFGIPIPHTSLLLKNRDKIVNSLISAMENELLNKESISKKLKELKLFKGLASGLTGLVGKRKLRVGVLRFAQSSLEQVPLEKLSAKIQELAVDYIRKQDIVPIVDKLTDKFVYDGWDEKALDFVLVQGQEWVKKRETEQFFGRLAHSKMEELQVGGFMGFAVQAFVGFMSPEKLGPIIQGMLLSSIKELSTPGNPNRQKLLDELKKHALALSSNEELMARLKAGLESGAESVGIERFIHLRLEELRQLLLDKLEEECLNGGRILVKAFRFLVEQAKSREEVINRWEQSILAYLVSWIEKNHYRIGVLVRDNVNQMDDQALVQMLEQKIGKDLQWIRVNGAVCGFIVGIILSFF, from the coding sequence ATGAAATCAAGATACATCGCGAGTTTGTCATTGGCCATTATGTTTATCGGCTTTATCGTAACCAGGCTGTGGCTGCCGGACAATTGGTGGACACGGCTCCTCGAGAGCGGCTTTGAAGCGGGTCTTGTCGGGGGAATTGCGGATTGGTTTGCGGTTACGGCTTTGTTCCGTCATCCGTTCGGCATCCCGATTCCGCATACATCCCTGCTGCTGAAGAACAGGGACAAAATCGTCAATTCTCTTATATCGGCGATGGAAAACGAGCTGTTGAACAAGGAAAGCATCAGCAAAAAGCTGAAGGAGCTGAAGCTGTTCAAAGGATTGGCCTCGGGCCTTACCGGACTGGTCGGCAAGCGTAAATTACGGGTTGGGGTCCTTCGGTTTGCCCAGTCCTCGCTTGAACAGGTTCCGTTAGAGAAGCTGAGCGCAAAGATTCAGGAGCTCGCCGTGGATTATATCCGCAAGCAGGATATCGTTCCGATCGTAGACAAGCTGACCGACAAATTCGTCTATGACGGCTGGGACGAAAAGGCTCTGGATTTTGTCCTGGTGCAAGGACAGGAATGGGTGAAGAAGCGGGAGACCGAGCAATTCTTCGGAAGACTGGCGCACAGCAAGATGGAAGAATTGCAGGTAGGCGGCTTTATGGGCTTTGCCGTACAAGCTTTTGTTGGCTTTATGAGTCCGGAGAAGCTGGGACCTATCATTCAAGGTATGCTGCTCTCGAGTATTAAGGAGCTTAGCACGCCGGGCAATCCGAACAGGCAGAAACTGCTGGATGAATTGAAAAAGCATGCTTTGGCCCTGTCTTCCAATGAGGAGCTGATGGCCCGCTTGAAGGCTGGACTGGAATCCGGCGCGGAGAGCGTTGGAATAGAACGGTTTATCCATCTTCGTCTGGAAGAGCTCCGCCAACTGCTGCTCGATAAGCTGGAGGAGGAATGCCTGAACGGGGGACGCATACTCGTTAAAGCCTTCCGCTTCCTGGTAGAGCAAGCGAAGAGCAGGGAAGAGGTGATCAATCGCTGGGAGCAGTCCATTCTCGCTTATTTGGTCAGCTGGATTGAGAAGAACCATTACCGGATTGGCGTGCTTGTCCGGGATAATGTCAACCAAATGGATGATCAGGCGCTTGTTCAGATGCTGGAACAGAAGATCGGCAAAGACCTGCAATGGATCAGGGTGAACGGCGCGGTATGCGGCTTTATCGTCGGCATCATCCTTTCCTTCTTTTAA